Proteins encoded together in one Lachnospiraceae bacterium JLR.KK008 window:
- a CDS encoding GNAT family N-acetyltransferase, protein MIRRFRDDDVDAVMSIWLNANLEAHTFIASEYWLDNYDAVKKMIPGAEVWVSENGQVVDGFIGMTGDYIAGIFVDKTARAKGIGSELLRTVQKDRKRLKLRVYRRNTSAIDFYSNRGFLIEAEYMDAQTSEWEYGMVWKATE, encoded by the coding sequence ATGATTCGGAGATTCAGGGATGACGATGTAGACGCTGTTATGTCGATTTGGCTCAATGCGAACCTGGAAGCGCACACTTTTATTGCGTCTGAATATTGGCTGGACAATTATGACGCAGTTAAGAAAATGATTCCGGGGGCGGAAGTCTGGGTATCGGAAAACGGGCAGGTGGTTGATGGTTTTATCGGAATGACCGGAGATTATATTGCCGGTATTTTTGTAGATAAGACGGCAAGAGCAAAAGGAATTGGCAGTGAATTGCTTCGAACTGTTCAAAAAGACAGAAAAAGACTGAAGCTGAGAGTTTACAGGAGAAACACATCGGCGATTGACTTTTACAGTAACAGAGGATTTCTGATTGAGGCAGAGTATATGGATGCGCAGACATCAGAGTGGGAGTATGGCATGGTTTGGAAAGCAACGGAATAG